The following proteins come from a genomic window of Rutidosis leptorrhynchoides isolate AG116_Rl617_1_P2 chromosome 10, CSIRO_AGI_Rlap_v1, whole genome shotgun sequence:
- the LOC139870028 gene encoding receptor-like kinase TMK4, whose translation MAYHHHLRLLCLAFTLLTAVYAGDDGTVMSKLAGTLNPKPSSWTGTDYCQWDGITCDGSSRVTVINVTSKSLAGTLIPEINELTLLPPFSHHTQLKTLAVQRNSISGDIPILSNLTLIEQIALDSNNFTSIPPDFFSGLKNLKFFSIFDNPNLSPWVLPETLNQNTNLQSFVASNAKITGSIPNIFDKLLNLQNLRLSYNNLTGSLPETYGRSQIQNLRLNNQAQGLFGNLNVISSMTKVSQVWLQANAFTGAIPDLTNCSNLSDLQLRNNQLTGLVPKTLYDHPSLQIISLQNNKLLGELPVFKSCVIVELGVSTTNSFCLTSPGPCDPQVVTLLQVAGAIGYPMMLAESWTGNDACNKWKYISCDSSGKVTSVNFGKLNFSGTISPAFGELSSLRSLSLNDNNFVGSIPQVLTTLPNLVSLDVSNNNLSGKVPVFSAKVKFTDAGNPLLGPDGSGSGPGNVGGNSSVSKKTGSGSAAGIFVGIVIGVIVFVVMIHFLSILGHMTLHVLHALISGPATNMLY comes from the exons ATGGCGTATCACCACCACCTTCGTCTCCTTTGTCTAGCCTTCACTCTCCTGACCGCCGTATATGCCGGAGACGACGGCACCGTGATGTCAAAACTCGCtggaactctaaaccctaaaccatcgtCATGGACCGGAACTGATTACTGTCAGTGGGACGGAATCACATGTGATGGTTCCAGTCGTGTTACAGTAATCAACGTCACTTCAAAATCACTCGCTGGAACCCTAATTCCGGAGATTAACGAGCTTACACT tttGCCACCATTTTCCCATCATACACAGCTCAAAACCCTTGCCGTACAACGTAATTCAATCTCCGGCGACATACCGATTCTTTCAAATCTCACTTTAATTGAACAAATCGCTCTTGATTCCAATAACTTCACTTCAATTCCGCCTGACTTCTTCTCCGGTTTGAAGAACTTAAAATTTTTTAGTATCTTCGATAACCCAAATCTGTCCCCATGGGTTTTACCGGAAACCCTGAATCAAAATACAAACTTGCAAAGTTTTGTGGCGAGTAATGCTAAAATAACGGGATCAATTCCTAATATATTTGATAAATTGCTTAATTTGCAGAATTTGAGGTTATCGTATAACAACCTTACTGGAAGCCTACCCGAAACTTATGGTAGGTCCCAAATTCAGAACTTGCGGTTGAACAATCAGGcgcaagggctttttggtaatttaaaTGTGATTTCTTCAATGACTAAAGTTAGTCAAGTTTGGTTACAAGCTAATGCATTTACTGGTGCTATACCCGATTTAACAAATTGTAGTAATCTATCTGATTTGCAACTTAGGAATAATCAGCTAACCGGATTAGTTCCAAAAACTTTGTATGATCATCCTAGTTTACAAATTATTAGTTTACAGAATAATAAGTTGCTGGGTGAATTGCCCGTGTTTAAAAGTTGCGTGATTGTTGAATTAGGTGTTAGTACTACTAATAGTTTTTGTTTAACTTCACCTGGACCTTGTGATCCACAAGTGGTCACATTGTTACAAGTTGCCGGAGCGATTGGGTATCCGATGATGTTAGCGGAATCGTGGACAGGGAACGATGCTTGTAATAAATGGAAATATATTAGTTGTGATTCTTCTGGGAAAGTGACTAGTGTGAACTTTGGAAAACTCAACTTTTCTGGTACTATTTCGCCTGCTTTTGGGGAGTTGAGTTCGTTGAGGAGTTTATCGTTGAATGATAATAACTTTGTTGGTTCAATCCCGCAGGTCTTGACGACTTTGCCGAATCTGGTTTCTCTTGATGTGTCGAATAATAATCTTTCGGGGAAGGTACCCGTTTTTTCGGCCAAGGTTAAGTTTACGGATGCGGGTAATCCTTTGTTAGGACCAGATGGGTCAGGCTCTGGTCCGGGTAATGTGGGTGGAAACTCGTCTGTGTCAAAAAAGACAGGATCAGGTTCCGCTGCTGGTATTTTTGTTGGTATTGTTATTGGCGTTATTGTTTT TGTTGTGATGATACATTTCTTATCA ATATTGGGTCATATGACGTTGCACGTTTTGCACGCATTAATATCCGGTCCTGCTACTAATATGTTATATTAA
- the LOC139871826 gene encoding uncharacterized protein: MASIKVTTSLDQYIENVLLKCRRTLQIFTTTLLSLLLPLSFLLLARLSTANYLLSLNEFPVSDPPSTVFFSLLLNSVPISPLHILISLICIASLVHTLNDGRITFSIFSDSETIKPRLYTAWIVLCTLQVCVGLGIEGSIGAGIDGSSFGQERNLICSIVFFLGLHATTVYWWRTIVKPVVDDTMFGFEMEERWVERVVMGGSLGGLWWWRLRDEVKSLVMVTEMKNEMDIGVGVVDLMGWWLYYLVVTIGMVRVVKCLIWFGVVLLYRKVDQGRDDSDSLRVQEKV, encoded by the exons atggcTTCCATCAAGGTAACAACAAGTTTGGATCAATATATTGAGAACGTTCTCTTGAAATGTAGAAGAACACTTCAAATTTTCACAACCACTCTTCTTAGTCTTCTTCTTCCTCTATCCTTCCTTCTCTTAGCTCGTCTTTCAACCGCGAATTACCTTCTATCCTTGAACGAATTTCCGGTTTCTGATCCACCATCAACCGTCTTCTTCTCTCTTCTCCTTAATTCTGTTCCTATTAGCCCACTTCACATACTTATTTCCCTTATATGCATTGCTTCCCTTGTCCATACCTTAAATGATGGACGAATCACTTTCTCGATCTTTTCTGATTCGGAAACCATTAAACCACGATTATATACGGCGTGGATTGTTCTATGCACATTGCag GTTTGTGTTGGTCTTGGGATTGAAGGAAGCATAGGCGCGGGAATTGATGGTTCAAGTTTTGGTCAAGAAAGAAACTTGATATGTAGCATTGTATTTTTCCTAGGTTTGCATGCGACAACCGTATATTGGTGGAGGACGATTGTGAAACCGGTTGTGGATGATACGATGTTTGGGTTTGAAATGGAGGAGAGGTGGGTGGAGAGGGTGGTTATGGGTGGTAGTttaggtggtttatggtggtggagATTAAGAGATGAGGTGAAGTCTTTAGTGATGGTAACCgaaatgaaaaatgaaatggaTATTGGTGTTGGTGTGGTTGACTTAATGGGATGGTGGTTGTATTATTTGGTTGTGACCATTGGTATGGTTAGGGTGGTCAAGTGTCTAATTTGGTTTGGCGTGGTTTTGCTTTACAGGAAGGTAGATCAAGGAAGAGATGATAGTGACTCACTTAGAGTTCAAGAAAAAGTCTAA
- the LOC139873005 gene encoding uncharacterized protein produces MLPCSFPPSIFTHSTTLSQFSHHKNKIKMEDSINSDVQASKKRKVAEKIVVKVKLEEHEGKKKGDQNPCCDSWSWRKYGQKPIKGSPYPRGYYKCSTSKSCSAKKQVEICRTDSSLLIITYTSTHNHPDPNLSKQPKNDPKSELTTIQELDQKSEEQEPIFTTTDNENATIENDNFRYIQTPENETPLIVNLDNTFFEEEPLFYPDLMKFSASKTEENDFYDELEELPMSSSSFKSFLRSSNFFEERVLVQPS; encoded by the exons ATGCTTCCTTGTTCCTTTCCCCCTTCCATTTTTACTCATTCCACAACACTTTCTCAATTCTCTCATCATAAAAACAAGATCAAAATGGAAGACTCGATTAATTCAGATGTTCAAGCTTCCAAGAAAAG GAAGGTGGCTGAAAAGATTGTAGTGAAAGTGAAACTTGAAGAACATGAAGGAAAAAAGAAGGGTGATCAAAACCCTTGTTGTGATTCTTGGTCTTGGAGAAAATATGGGCAAAAACCTATAAAAGGATCTCCTTATCCAAG aGGATACTACAAATGTAGCACATCAAAAAGTTGTTCAGCCAAGAAACAAGTGGAGATATGTAGAACAGATTCATCCTTGCTCATCATAACTTACACTTCTACTCATAATCATCCAGATCCAAATCTTTCTAAACAACCCAAAAATGATCCTAAATCCGAACTTACTACAATCCAGGAACTAGATCAAAAGAGCGAAGAGCAAGAACCGATTTTTACCACTACGGATAACGAAAATGCAACTATTGAAAACGATAACTTTCGTTACATTCAAACCCCGGAAAACGAAACCCCGTTGATAGTAAATCTTGATAATACGTTCTTTGAAGAAGAACCACTTTTCTATCCCGATCTCATGAAATTTTCGGCATCGAAAACTGAAGAAAACGACTTTTATGATGAACTTGAAGAGTTACCTATGTCTTCTTCATCATTCAAAAGTTTCCTGAGAAGTAGTAATTTTTTTGAGGAGAGAGTTCTTGTGCAACCTTCTTAA
- the LOC139872009 gene encoding ATP-dependent Clp protease proteolytic subunit 5, chloroplastic-like translates to MAQSCVPSLRFNSLVFSSTKNPSSISEHTFTPLRSRKISKLRGNQKTVGTTASIKAVYSSDYSTLDKTSRQGLWSIREDVQVPSSPYFPTYAQGQGPPPMMQERFQSVISQLFQYRIIRCGGAVDDDMANIIVAQLLYLDAVDPTKDIVMYVNSPGGSVTAGMAIFDTMKHIRPDVSTVCVGLAASMGAFLLGAGTKGKRFSLPNSRIMIHQPLGGAQGGQTDLDIQANEMLHHKANLNGYLAYHTGQSLDRINQDTDRDYFMSAKEAKEYGLIDGVIMNPLKALQPLPVA, encoded by the exons ATGGCTCAATCGTGCGTTCCGTCACTCAGATTTAATTCGCTCGTTTTCTCTTCTACCAAAAACCCTAGCTCCATTTCCGAACACACCTTCACCCCCCTTCGTTCCAG GAAAATAAGCAAATTGAGAGGTAATCAGAAAACTGTAGGGACTACTGCTTCTATAAAAGCCGTCTATTCGAGTGATTATTCAACACTTGACAAGACTTCAAGGCAGGGATTATGGTCTATTAG GGAGGATGTGCAAGTTCCATCATCACCGTACTTTCCGACGTATGCACAAGGTCAAGGACCGCCTCCCATGATGCAAGAACGGTTTCAGAGTGTTATCAGTCAGCTTTTTCAATAT AGAATAATACGTTGTGGTGGAGCGGTTGATGATGACATGGCAAACATTATAGTTGCTCAGCTTTTATATCTAGATGCTGTTGATCCTACCAAG GATATTGTGATGTATGTGAACTCTCCCGGTGGTTCGGTCACTGCTG GTATGGCTATATTCGACACCATGAAGCATATTCGACCTGATGTTTCCACCGTATGCGTTGGACTTGCtgctag TATGGGTGCCTTCCTGCTTGGTGCTGGCACAAAAG GAAAGAGATTCAGTCTTCCAAATTCAAGGATAATGATTCATCAACCTCTTGGTGGAGCTCAAGGTGGTCAAACTGATTTAGATATTCAG GCTAATGAAATGTTGCATCATAAAGCAAACTTGAATGGATATTTGGCATACCACACTGGTCAAAGTCTTGACCGAATCAACCAAGACACTGATCGTGATTATTTCATGAGCGCCAAAGAAGCTAAAGAATATGGACTTATCGACGGTGTTATAATGAATCCTCTTAAAGCTCTCCAACCGCTACCAGTCGCCTAG